A portion of the Tachysurus fulvidraco isolate hzauxx_2018 chromosome 8, HZAU_PFXX_2.0, whole genome shotgun sequence genome contains these proteins:
- the patl2 gene encoding protein PAT1 homolog 2 isoform X1: protein MSDSVNPEEKGDPDPEASWPENGDQWSDKEDGGEMEDSTLIQEMVEEDEDIDLYNEETFGLDLNAEDLEADPVDILLMEGNHPSSPHPPPLHEPSPPRPKGEIEPQIPAGLREKIRSRRERAKGQLLDDPAVMRTVEGPPSLKSLDSAIVDCGRCSGWGDLNANMWMMSPYGPTRQTPFLQDKAIVRVIDRSSCGRMPFTSPTLRSPLQRAVPQQVPVCPAMPRSPLPPQSPFAITQRYNQPGVYLSPSTPRFHSPKMMPLQFGPNSPRPGPCFSPLPSPLPQRFRFPVLATQLHPQHKRLLSQRPQGLRRKQKDWDHYAELMSAKEKEWIIKLQMIQLQSENLHQDDYYYQEYYRRLETKLAEEEMLGDRSKREPPKLTTPYINKTVLYTPVVHIEGSLGQVAVSTCYSPRRAIDAVHGHTVEEQKDIRQQRLEVLNTIEKCYIILLGVEEAERLKASVSDEEERQRRLKTVQRGVEQISNQLRNPNSLESTEEFLPCLLVSKGKKLLARLLPFLSHDASLQVLRAITTHLPVLMSRDVDEALPVLYPSLRAVIGTLTFTQLVSILQDFTTALPDSTDSRLMLACQNKFGLSLLYALLSQGERLLTADVPMEPSIGDFENWTDTVFHVARQLSRSSLIEPLCMPSNLLTLFCRYLDKRTVQQLKNNMESSTGYLAVGS, encoded by the exons ATGAGTGATTCTGTGAACCCG GAGGAGAAGGGTGACCCTGATCCTGAGGCCAGCTGGCCTGAAAATGGAGATCAATGGAGTGATAAAGAAGATGGAGGAGAAATGGAAGATTCTACACTCATTCAAGAAATGGTGGAAGAGGATGAAGACATTGACCTCTACAACGAAGAGACCTTCGGACTAG ACCTAAATGCTGAAGATCTAGAGGCAGATCCTGTTGATATTCTTTTAATGGAAGGAAACCATCCCTCCTCACCCCATCCTCCACCACTACACGAGCCCTCTCCTCCTAGACCTAAAGGTGAAATCGAGCCCCAGATTCCCGCAGGCCTGCGTGAAAAGATCCGTAGCCGTAGGGAGAGGGCCAAGGGGCAGCTGCTGGATGACCCGGCTGTCATGAGGACTGTGGAAGGTCCACCCAGTCTCAAG AGTTTGGATAGTGCTATTGTGGACTGTGGACGCTGCTCAGGATGGGGGGATCTCAACGCCAACATG TGGATGATGTCACCATATGGCCCAACGAGACAAACGCCTTTTTTACAA GACAAAGCCATTGTGCGAGTGATCGACCGGTCGTCTTGTGGCAGGATGCCATTCACATCTCCTACCTTGCGATCCCCACTGCAGAGGGCTGTCCCTCAGCAGGTGCCTGTGTGTCCGGCGATGCCTAGATCTCCACTACCCCCTCAAAGTCCATTTGCAATTACACAGCGTTACAACCAG ccAGGAGTTTATCTCTCCCCCTCTACGCCACGATTCCACTCTCCCAAAATGATGCCACTGCAGTTTGGACCAAACTCACCCCGGCCTGGCCCCTGCTTCAGCCCTTTACCCAGTCCCCTCCCTCAGAGATTCAG GTTCCCAGTCCTGGCAACCCAGCTCCATCCGCAGCACAAGAGATTGCTGAGTCAACGTCCTCAAGGCTTACGGCG AAAGCAAAAGGATTGGGACCATTATGCTGAGCTTATGTCAGCCAAAGAGAAAGAGTGGATCATTAAGCTGCAGATGATCCAGCTACAAAGTGAGAATCTACACCAGGATGATTATTACTACCAG GAGTACTACCGGAGACTGGAGACCAAATTGGCTGAAGAAGAAATGCTGGGTGACCGATCTAAGAGGGAACCACCCAAACTCACCACCCCATACATCAACAaaactgtattatacacaccaG TGGTTCACATCGAGGGCTCGCTGGGTCAAGTTGCCGTTTCTACATGTTACTCACCACGTAGAGCCATTGATGCTGTCCATGGTCATACTGTAGAG GAACAGAAAGACATCAGACAGCAGAGACTTGAAGTGCTGAACACCATTGAGAAG TGCTACATCATTTTGCTGGGGGTGGAGGAAGCTGAGAGACTGAAGGCTAGTGTTTCGGATGAAGAGGAGAGGCAGAGGCGACTAAAGACCGTTCAGAGAGGAGTGGAGCAGATCAGCAACCAGCTACGCAACCCCAACTCTTT ggagTCCACAGAAGAGTTTCTACCATGTCTTTTGGTATCAAAAGGGAAAAAACTGCTGGCAAGGCTTCTGCCATTTCTCTCTCATGATGCATCTCTGCAGGTTCTGAGGGCGATCACAACACACTTGCCAGTGCTAATGAGCAGAGATGTAGATGAG GCTCTTCCTGTTCTCTACCCATCTCTCAGAGCTGTGATTGGCACATTGACATTCACCCAGCTGGTCAGCATTCTCCAAGACTTTACCACAGCCTTACCTGACTCCACAGACTCGCGCTTGATGCTGGCTTGCCAAAATAAG tttggTCTGTCGTTGCTGTACGCATTGCTTTCGCAAGGTGAGAGACTCCTGACCGCTGATGTTCCCATGGAGCCAAGCATTGGTGATTTCGAGAACTG GACAGACACTGTTTTCCATGTGGCACGGCAGCTGTCCCGCTCATCTCTCATCGAGCCACTCTGTATGCCGTCCAATCTGCTTACACTGTTCTGTCGTTATTTGGATAAACGCACTGTCCAGCAGCTCAAGAACAACATGGA gTCTTCAACTGGCTATCTGGCTGTTGGTTCCTGA
- the patl2 gene encoding protein PAT1 homolog 2 isoform X2 → MSDSVNPEEKGDPDPEASWPENGDQWSDKEDGGEMEDSTLIQEMVEEDEDIDLYNEETFGLDLNAEDLEADPVDILLMEGNHPSSPHPPPLHEPSPPRPKGEIEPQIPAGLREKIRSRRERAKGQLLDDPAVMRTVEGPPSLKSLDSAIVDCGRCSGWGDLNANMWMMSPYGPTRQTPFLQDKAIVRVIDRSSCGRMPFTSPTLRSPLQRAVPQQVPVCPAMPRSPLPPQSPFAITQRYNQPGVYLSPSTPRFHSPKMMPLQFGPNSPRPGPCFSPLPSPLPQRFRFPVLATQLHPQHKRLLSQRPQGLRRKQKDWDHYAELMSAKEKEWIIKLQMIQLQSENLHQDDYYYQEYYRRLETKLAEEEMLGDRSKREPPKLTTPYINKTVLYTPVVHIEGSLGQVAVSTCYSPRRAIDAVHGHTVEEQKDIRQQRLEVLNTIEKCYIILLGVEEAERLKASVSDEEERQRRLKTVQRGVEQISNQLRNPNSLESTEEFLPCLLVSKGKKLLARLLPFLSHDASLQVLRAITTHLPVLMSRDVDEALPVLYPSLRAVIGTLTFTQLVSILQDFTTALPDSTDSRLMLACQNKVRDS, encoded by the exons ATGAGTGATTCTGTGAACCCG GAGGAGAAGGGTGACCCTGATCCTGAGGCCAGCTGGCCTGAAAATGGAGATCAATGGAGTGATAAAGAAGATGGAGGAGAAATGGAAGATTCTACACTCATTCAAGAAATGGTGGAAGAGGATGAAGACATTGACCTCTACAACGAAGAGACCTTCGGACTAG ACCTAAATGCTGAAGATCTAGAGGCAGATCCTGTTGATATTCTTTTAATGGAAGGAAACCATCCCTCCTCACCCCATCCTCCACCACTACACGAGCCCTCTCCTCCTAGACCTAAAGGTGAAATCGAGCCCCAGATTCCCGCAGGCCTGCGTGAAAAGATCCGTAGCCGTAGGGAGAGGGCCAAGGGGCAGCTGCTGGATGACCCGGCTGTCATGAGGACTGTGGAAGGTCCACCCAGTCTCAAG AGTTTGGATAGTGCTATTGTGGACTGTGGACGCTGCTCAGGATGGGGGGATCTCAACGCCAACATG TGGATGATGTCACCATATGGCCCAACGAGACAAACGCCTTTTTTACAA GACAAAGCCATTGTGCGAGTGATCGACCGGTCGTCTTGTGGCAGGATGCCATTCACATCTCCTACCTTGCGATCCCCACTGCAGAGGGCTGTCCCTCAGCAGGTGCCTGTGTGTCCGGCGATGCCTAGATCTCCACTACCCCCTCAAAGTCCATTTGCAATTACACAGCGTTACAACCAG ccAGGAGTTTATCTCTCCCCCTCTACGCCACGATTCCACTCTCCCAAAATGATGCCACTGCAGTTTGGACCAAACTCACCCCGGCCTGGCCCCTGCTTCAGCCCTTTACCCAGTCCCCTCCCTCAGAGATTCAG GTTCCCAGTCCTGGCAACCCAGCTCCATCCGCAGCACAAGAGATTGCTGAGTCAACGTCCTCAAGGCTTACGGCG AAAGCAAAAGGATTGGGACCATTATGCTGAGCTTATGTCAGCCAAAGAGAAAGAGTGGATCATTAAGCTGCAGATGATCCAGCTACAAAGTGAGAATCTACACCAGGATGATTATTACTACCAG GAGTACTACCGGAGACTGGAGACCAAATTGGCTGAAGAAGAAATGCTGGGTGACCGATCTAAGAGGGAACCACCCAAACTCACCACCCCATACATCAACAaaactgtattatacacaccaG TGGTTCACATCGAGGGCTCGCTGGGTCAAGTTGCCGTTTCTACATGTTACTCACCACGTAGAGCCATTGATGCTGTCCATGGTCATACTGTAGAG GAACAGAAAGACATCAGACAGCAGAGACTTGAAGTGCTGAACACCATTGAGAAG TGCTACATCATTTTGCTGGGGGTGGAGGAAGCTGAGAGACTGAAGGCTAGTGTTTCGGATGAAGAGGAGAGGCAGAGGCGACTAAAGACCGTTCAGAGAGGAGTGGAGCAGATCAGCAACCAGCTACGCAACCCCAACTCTTT ggagTCCACAGAAGAGTTTCTACCATGTCTTTTGGTATCAAAAGGGAAAAAACTGCTGGCAAGGCTTCTGCCATTTCTCTCTCATGATGCATCTCTGCAGGTTCTGAGGGCGATCACAACACACTTGCCAGTGCTAATGAGCAGAGATGTAGATGAG GCTCTTCCTGTTCTCTACCCATCTCTCAGAGCTGTGATTGGCACATTGACATTCACCCAGCTGGTCAGCATTCTCCAAGACTTTACCACAGCCTTACCTGACTCCACAGACTCGCGCTTGATGCTGGCTTGCCAAAATAAG GTGAGAGACTCCTGA
- the LOC113650644 gene encoding transforming growth factor beta-1-induced transcript 1 protein isoform X1: MDDLGEPDSSNYPLSPRIVVFDALLADLESSASPLARCPVLLTSDPPVTSDPSPMCNQDSSQNRPPPPAYTPQQTVSAAMKSSCSQNPDKLYSTVCKPRSPRSPEPPPAFSSSSVLGGGLSELDHLLQELNATQFNITDEILAQFPTAKKEDKDKEKSGKSAPSTGSVKPSATSATLELDKLMASLSDFRVQSIPTAQANPAPLQQPVSPAPPPASSGGSLDSMLGLLQSDLSRQGVSTSSKGNCSACQKPIVGQVVTALGRVWHPEHFVCSECECELGNRNFFEKDGRPYCEPDYFSLYSPHCAHCNKPILNKMVTALDKNWHPECFCCVKCSRTFGDEGFHDREGQQYCQQCFLALFASRCEGCSQPIVENYISALNSLWHPQCFVCRECFSPFVNGSFFEHEGQPLCEAHYHQSRGSVCQACQQPIVGRCVTAMGAKFHPQHLVCQFCLKPLSKGCFKEQDNKPYCHPCFLKLFG, encoded by the exons ATGGATGATTTGG gAGAGCCTGACTCGTCTAACTACCCTCTCAGCCCCcgtattgttgtgtttg aCGCTCTATTGGCCGATCTGGAAAGCTCTGCCTCTCCTCTTGCTCGGTGCCCCGTCCTATTGACTTCAGACCCTCCGGTGACCTCTGATCCCTCCCCTATGTGCAACCAAGACTCCTCTCAGAaccgtcctcctcctcctgcatACACACCTCAGCAG accgTTTCAGCTGCAATGAAGTCCAGCTGCTCTCAGAACCCAGACAAGCTTTACAG CACGGTGTGTAAGCCTCGCTCGCCACGTTCTCCCGAGCCTCCTCCTGCGTTCTCGTCCTCGTCCGTGTTGGGTGGAGGCCTGAGTGAACTTGACCACTTGCTGCAGGAGCTCAACGCCACCCAGTTCAACATCACCG ATGAGATTCTTGCTCAGTTCCCTACAGCTAAAAAGGAGGACAAGGACAAGGAGAAATCAGGAAAGTCGGCCCCGTCCACTGG gtcaGTGAAACCCTCCGCCACATCAGCCACTCTGGAACTGGACAAACTGATGGCGTCACTGTCTGATTTCCGTGTGCAGAGCATA CCGACAGCTCAGGCCAATCCCGCACCTTTGCAGCAACCGGTATCCCCAGCCCCACCTCCGGCGTCCTCTGGAGGATCACTGGACAGCATGCTGGGTCTCCTCCAATCAGATCTCAGCAGACAGGGCGTGTCCACTTCCTCCAAGGGAAACTGCTCCGCCTGCCAGAAACCGATTGTGGGACAG GTGGTAACGGCTCTTGGGAGGGTCTGGCATCCCGAGCACTTTGTTTGCTCCGAGTGTGAATGTGAACTGGGGAACCGTAACTTTTTCGAAAAGGACGGGCGTCCGTACTGCGAGCCGGATTACTTCAGCCTTTACTCACCTCACTGTGCGCACTGCAATAAACCCATTCTCAAT AAAATGGTCACGGCGCTGGATAAAAACTGGCATCCTGAGTGCTTCTGCTGTGTGAAGTGCAGCCGGACATTTGGAGATGAAG GGTTTCATGACCGTGAGGGACAGCAGTACTGTCAGCAGTGTTTTCTGGCACTGTTTGCATCACGTTGTGAAGGCTGCTCTCAGCCCATCGTGGAGAATTACATCTCTGCCCTCAACTCCCTGTGGCACCCACAGTGCTTCGTCTGCAGG GAGTGTTTTAGCCCTTTTGTGAACGGAAGCTTCTTTGAGCATGAAGGTCAGCCGCTGTGTGAGGCACACTATCACCAGTCTCGTGGCAGCGTGTGTCAGGCATGCCAGCAGCCCATCGTAGGACGCTGTGTCACTGCCATGGGTGCGAAGTTCCACCCGCAGCACCTTGTGTGCCAGTTCTGCCTTAAACCCCTGAGCAAAGGCTGCTTCAAGGAGCAGGACAACAAGCCCTACTGCCACCCGTGTTTCCTCAAGCTCTTCGGCTGA
- the LOC113650644 gene encoding transforming growth factor beta-1-induced transcript 1 protein isoform X2 — protein MDDLDALLADLESSASPLARCPVLLTSDPPVTSDPSPMCNQDSSQNRPPPPAYTPQQTVSAAMKSSCSQNPDKLYSTVCKPRSPRSPEPPPAFSSSSVLGGGLSELDHLLQELNATQFNITDEILAQFPTAKKEDKDKEKSGKSAPSTGSVKPSATSATLELDKLMASLSDFRVQSIPTAQANPAPLQQPVSPAPPPASSGGSLDSMLGLLQSDLSRQGVSTSSKGNCSACQKPIVGQVVTALGRVWHPEHFVCSECECELGNRNFFEKDGRPYCEPDYFSLYSPHCAHCNKPILNKMVTALDKNWHPECFCCVKCSRTFGDEGFHDREGQQYCQQCFLALFASRCEGCSQPIVENYISALNSLWHPQCFVCRECFSPFVNGSFFEHEGQPLCEAHYHQSRGSVCQACQQPIVGRCVTAMGAKFHPQHLVCQFCLKPLSKGCFKEQDNKPYCHPCFLKLFG, from the exons ATGGATGATTTGG aCGCTCTATTGGCCGATCTGGAAAGCTCTGCCTCTCCTCTTGCTCGGTGCCCCGTCCTATTGACTTCAGACCCTCCGGTGACCTCTGATCCCTCCCCTATGTGCAACCAAGACTCCTCTCAGAaccgtcctcctcctcctgcatACACACCTCAGCAG accgTTTCAGCTGCAATGAAGTCCAGCTGCTCTCAGAACCCAGACAAGCTTTACAG CACGGTGTGTAAGCCTCGCTCGCCACGTTCTCCCGAGCCTCCTCCTGCGTTCTCGTCCTCGTCCGTGTTGGGTGGAGGCCTGAGTGAACTTGACCACTTGCTGCAGGAGCTCAACGCCACCCAGTTCAACATCACCG ATGAGATTCTTGCTCAGTTCCCTACAGCTAAAAAGGAGGACAAGGACAAGGAGAAATCAGGAAAGTCGGCCCCGTCCACTGG gtcaGTGAAACCCTCCGCCACATCAGCCACTCTGGAACTGGACAAACTGATGGCGTCACTGTCTGATTTCCGTGTGCAGAGCATA CCGACAGCTCAGGCCAATCCCGCACCTTTGCAGCAACCGGTATCCCCAGCCCCACCTCCGGCGTCCTCTGGAGGATCACTGGACAGCATGCTGGGTCTCCTCCAATCAGATCTCAGCAGACAGGGCGTGTCCACTTCCTCCAAGGGAAACTGCTCCGCCTGCCAGAAACCGATTGTGGGACAG GTGGTAACGGCTCTTGGGAGGGTCTGGCATCCCGAGCACTTTGTTTGCTCCGAGTGTGAATGTGAACTGGGGAACCGTAACTTTTTCGAAAAGGACGGGCGTCCGTACTGCGAGCCGGATTACTTCAGCCTTTACTCACCTCACTGTGCGCACTGCAATAAACCCATTCTCAAT AAAATGGTCACGGCGCTGGATAAAAACTGGCATCCTGAGTGCTTCTGCTGTGTGAAGTGCAGCCGGACATTTGGAGATGAAG GGTTTCATGACCGTGAGGGACAGCAGTACTGTCAGCAGTGTTTTCTGGCACTGTTTGCATCACGTTGTGAAGGCTGCTCTCAGCCCATCGTGGAGAATTACATCTCTGCCCTCAACTCCCTGTGGCACCCACAGTGCTTCGTCTGCAGG GAGTGTTTTAGCCCTTTTGTGAACGGAAGCTTCTTTGAGCATGAAGGTCAGCCGCTGTGTGAGGCACACTATCACCAGTCTCGTGGCAGCGTGTGTCAGGCATGCCAGCAGCCCATCGTAGGACGCTGTGTCACTGCCATGGGTGCGAAGTTCCACCCGCAGCACCTTGTGTGCCAGTTCTGCCTTAAACCCCTGAGCAAAGGCTGCTTCAAGGAGCAGGACAACAAGCCCTACTGCCACCCGTGTTTCCTCAAGCTCTTCGGCTGA
- the LOC113650649 gene encoding elongin-B: MRVNDVISQRCIVGLRRSGAVNGANTTSEMDVFLMIRRHKTTIFTDAKESTTVYELKRIVEGILKRPPEDQRLYKDDQLLDDSKTLGDCGFTSQTARPQAPATVGLAFRISDDAFEQLQVDPFSNPPELPDVMKPQDSGSTANEQSVQ, translated from the exons ATGCGCGTAAATGACGTCATATCGCAgcggtgcattgtgggattgcGGAGGAGTGGGGCGGTGAATGgtgcaaacacaacttcagaaaTG GACGTGTTTTTAATGATCAGGCGTCATAAGACGACCATCTTTACTGACGCGAAAGAGTCTACGACTGTTTACGAGCTGAAGCGTATTGTTGAGGGCATCCTGAAGAGACCGCCTGAGGACCAGAGGCTTTACAAG GATGATCAGCTGCTAGATGACAGTAAAACACTGGGAGATTGTGGGTTTACTAGTCAGACAGCCAGACCTCAGGCTCCTGCTACAGTCGGACTTGCCTTCCGAATTAGTG ATGATGCATTTGAGCAGCTACAAGTAGATCCCTTCTCAAATCCTCCTGAGCTTCCTGATGTAATGAAGCCTCAGGATTCAGGCAGCACAGCCAACGAGCAGTCTGTGCAGTAA